From one Caldithrix abyssi DSM 13497 genomic stretch:
- a CDS encoding transglycosylase SLT domain-containing protein — MKAKILLLIGGALLFLTACGQHADAPRVRMNAADSALLKMVEHRIEEKKALEKVRLYLERSNLMLHIDRYLPLIKKYSKRYGFDYRLIIAQIVQESGFKMHARSRVGARGLMQIMPGTARELSRELDIEYILLRPRENITAGIYHLYKQTQYFPDASFEDRLKLALASYNSGAGRVFDAQDIARHFKQPANKWESVKPYLAMLKESDWQLHLQVWPKGRPPHGYFYGYDETISYVDNIWSMYQIYRKIL, encoded by the coding sequence TTGAAAGCAAAGATTTTATTGCTCATAGGCGGGGCGTTGTTATTTTTGACGGCTTGTGGGCAACACGCCGATGCGCCCAGAGTGCGCATGAACGCCGCAGACAGCGCGTTGTTGAAAATGGTGGAACATCGAATCGAAGAAAAAAAGGCGCTGGAAAAAGTCCGTTTGTATCTGGAGCGCTCCAACCTGATGCTGCATATCGATCGTTACTTACCCCTGATTAAAAAATACTCCAAGCGCTACGGTTTCGACTACCGCCTGATCATCGCCCAGATTGTTCAGGAATCCGGATTTAAGATGCACGCCCGCAGCCGGGTGGGCGCCAGAGGGTTGATGCAGATTATGCCCGGCACAGCCCGTGAACTGAGCCGCGAGCTGGACATTGAATACATTTTACTGCGTCCCAGAGAAAACATCACCGCCGGTATCTATCATCTCTACAAACAAACTCAGTATTTTCCGGACGCCTCTTTTGAAGATCGTCTGAAGCTGGCGCTGGCCAGTTACAACTCCGGAGCAGGCCGCGTGTTTGACGCTCAGGACATCGCGCGCCACTTTAAACAGCCGGCCAATAAATGGGAAAGCGTTAAGCCCTATCTGGCCATGCTTAAAGAATCGGACTGGCAGTTGCATCTACAGGTCTGGCCTAAGGGCCGTCCGCCTCATGGCTATTTTTACGGTTATGACGAAACGATTAGCTACGTGGACAATATCTGGTCCATGTATCAGATATATCGCAAAATTCTCTGA
- a CDS encoding DUF350 domain-containing protein, protein MEFNWFDPIMVRNFIYAVVGVMVGMVSSIVTYKLVNKSTRFDIPNELEKGNLAVGMVVAGIFIMIGLIVGLIIGMSLN, encoded by the coding sequence ATGGAATTTAACTGGTTCGACCCGATTATGGTGCGTAATTTTATTTATGCCGTGGTAGGTGTGATGGTGGGCATGGTTTCTTCTATAGTTACCTATAAATTGGTCAATAAAAGCACGCGTTTCGACATTCCCAACGAATTGGAAAAAGGCAATTTAGCGGTTGGAATGGTCGTTGCGGGGATTTTTATAATGATTGGTTTGATCGTTGGATTAATTATTGGGATGAGTTTGAATTGA